In one window of Patescibacteria group bacterium DNA:
- a CDS encoding CYTH domain-containing protein, whose product MNIEYEATYTNVDKDEVREKLQEAGAKLVKKEFMQKRAVFKLPEGNHINGGWLRVRDEGDRITMSLKVVDGNKIHNQKETMLTVDNFEEAKKFLAGIGCKEKAYQESMRELWELDGVDITIDEWPFLEPFVEVEGQSTEQVMKVSEKIGFNYNQAKFCSVDTLYSEKYNISTNRVNMETPQILFEMINPFI is encoded by the coding sequence ATGAATATCGAATACGAAGCAACATATACAAATGTAGACAAAGATGAGGTGCGAGAAAAATTACAGGAAGCGGGAGCGAAGCTAGTCAAAAAAGAATTTATGCAAAAGCGCGCGGTTTTTAAATTGCCAGAAGGGAATCATATCAATGGCGGTTGGCTGCGAGTGCGAGATGAGGGCGATAGGATTACTATGAGTTTGAAAGTGGTTGATGGTAATAAAATTCATAATCAAAAAGAGACAATGTTGACGGTTGATAATTTCGAAGAGGCAAAAAAGTTTTTAGCCGGAATCGGTTGCAAAGAAAAAGCCTATCAAGAAAGTATGCGCGAATTGTGGGAATTGGATGGGGTGGATATAACAATAGACGAATGGCCTTTTTTGGAACCGTTTGTGGAGGTTGAGGGACAGTCGACGGAGCAGGTCATGAAGGTGTCAGAAAAGATTGGCTTTAATTATAACCAAGCTAAATTTTGCTCTGTCGATACTTTGTATAGCGAGAAATACAACATCAGTACAAACCGGGTAAACATGGAAACACCGCAAATTTTATTCGAAATGATTAATCCTTTTATTTGA